From Carya illinoinensis cultivar Pawnee chromosome 5, C.illinoinensisPawnee_v1, whole genome shotgun sequence, one genomic window encodes:
- the LOC122311360 gene encoding peptidyl-prolyl cis-trans isomerase CYP21-1-like isoform X1, giving the protein MCRTISVLVQPRCLLLYLVLFFFLILAFSKPKTKTKTKQVEEKAEEVPEITHRVYLDVNIDKQRQGRIVIGLYGQVVPKTVENFRALCTGEKGKGASGKKLYYKGTPFHRIVSGFMIQGGDIIYGDGRGYESIYGVTFADENFKIKHSHAGVVSMVNSGPNSNGAQFFITTVKTSWLDGEHVVFGKVIQGMDIVFAIEGGAGTYSGKPRKKVVIAESGEIPKSKWDEES; this is encoded by the exons ATGTGTCGAACGATATCGGTTTTGGTCCAGCCACGGTGCCTCCTCCTCTACCTCgtcctcttttttttcctcatctTAGCGTTCTCGAAGCCCAAGACCAAAACCAAGACCAAGCAG GTTGAAGAGAAAGCAGAAGAGGTGCCTGAAATTACCCACAGAGTTTACTTGGATGTTAATATTGATAAACAGCGTCAAG GTAGAATCGTGATTGGATTATATGGCCAAGTTGTACCAAAAACCGTTG AAAACTTTAGGGCTTTGTGCACAG GGGAGAAAGGTAAGGGTGCCAGTGGAAAGAAGCTCTACTACAAAGGAACACCATTTCATCGTATAGTCTCTGGGTTCATGATTCAAGGTGGGGATATCATTTATGGTGATGGTAGGGGGTATGAATCTATATATGGTGTCACCTTTGCAGATGAGAATTTCAAGATAAAACATTCACATGCAG GCGTTGTTTCCATGGTAAATTCCGGGCCTAATTCAAATGGCGCTCAATTTTTTATCACTACGGTTAAAACGAGCTG GTTGGATGGGGAACATGTTGTCTTTGGCAAGGTTATTCAAGGCATGGACATTGTGTTTGCAATTGAAGGTGGGGCGGGAACCTACAGTGGGAAGCCTAGAAAGAAGGTTGTAATTGCTGAGTCTGGAGAGATACCCAAGAGCAAGTGGGATGAGGAAAGTTAA
- the LOC122311360 gene encoding peptidyl-prolyl cis-trans isomerase CYP21-1-like isoform X2, producing the protein MCRTISVLVQPRCLLLYLVLFFFLILAFSKPKTKTKTKQVEEKAEEVPEITHRVYLDVNIDKQRQGRIVIGLYGQVVPKTVENFRALCTGEKGKGASGKKLYYKGTPFHRIVSGFMIQGVVSMVNSGPNSNGAQFFITTVKTSWLDGEHVVFGKVIQGMDIVFAIEGGAGTYSGKPRKKVVIAESGEIPKSKWDEES; encoded by the exons ATGTGTCGAACGATATCGGTTTTGGTCCAGCCACGGTGCCTCCTCCTCTACCTCgtcctcttttttttcctcatctTAGCGTTCTCGAAGCCCAAGACCAAAACCAAGACCAAGCAG GTTGAAGAGAAAGCAGAAGAGGTGCCTGAAATTACCCACAGAGTTTACTTGGATGTTAATATTGATAAACAGCGTCAAG GTAGAATCGTGATTGGATTATATGGCCAAGTTGTACCAAAAACCGTTG AAAACTTTAGGGCTTTGTGCACAG GGGAGAAAGGTAAGGGTGCCAGTGGAAAGAAGCTCTACTACAAAGGAACACCATTTCATCGTATAGTCTCTGGGTTCATGATTCAAG GCGTTGTTTCCATGGTAAATTCCGGGCCTAATTCAAATGGCGCTCAATTTTTTATCACTACGGTTAAAACGAGCTG GTTGGATGGGGAACATGTTGTCTTTGGCAAGGTTATTCAAGGCATGGACATTGTGTTTGCAATTGAAGGTGGGGCGGGAACCTACAGTGGGAAGCCTAGAAAGAAGGTTGTAATTGCTGAGTCTGGAGAGATACCCAAGAGCAAGTGGGATGAGGAAAGTTAA
- the LOC122311361 gene encoding protein HIGH ARSENIC CONTENT 1, mitochondrial: MDATKGPEDVATVDVHAAKDLLGSGHNYLDVRTVEEFNKSHIEKALNVPYMFITQQGRVKNPHFLAQVEDICQKDDHLVVGCNSGGRSLRASVDLLKAGYEHVTNMGGGYSAWVDSGLAGGDKPAEELKTACKFRP; encoded by the exons ATGGATGCCACCAAGGG GCCTGAAGATGTTGCGACTGTAGATGTGCATGCGGCCAAAGATCTTCTGGGTTCAGGTCACAATTATTTAGATGTGAG GACGGTCGAGGAGTTCAACAAGAGCCACATAGAAAAGGCACTGAATGTCCCTTACATGTTCATCACCCAACAAG GTAGAGTTAAAAACCCCCACTTTCTCGCACAAGTAGAGGACATTTGCCAGAAGGATGATCATTTAGTCGTG GGTTGCAATAGCGGAGGCAGATCACTGCGTGCTAGTGTTGATCTTCTTAAGGCT GGCTACGAGCATGTGACCAATATGGGAGGGGGTTATTCAGCATGGGTGGACAGTGGCCTTGCCGGCGGTGACAAACCAGCAGAGGAGCTCAAAACGGCTTGCAAGTTCCGCCCTTGA
- the LOC122309786 gene encoding CTL-like protein DDB_G0274487 — protein MGSVEEPEKPISLYDSSSSPTRPLLSKHPFPSSSPPPPPLLDEKPIEPEPDPTQFLQISYNYGPRPFKDLPFLLLFLLFVLSTFAFGIFSIFHSNTYYYDLSSFSYDSNSTSCIESSLSETHPNWFRLYSFLSSSILESLIWSLVVTFILSIPICLLLLLLLKHYTKQIVYASLPFFIVIPIFLNVYWFVACTVSSSCSDAFPLAYRILVLVFVFLVIGVIVWIFVVHWHRIELTVSIIGVASDALWNNLGLVWVLPCLTLGLVVYYVPIVVFLVFARQNGKIVPRETSGEYTCVWKQDGWVPAYYALAILAMFWSAAVMVEVQVYVISGTVSQWYFSKEDETPRRSIRSSLRNAFGPSLGTICLSGLLIGVVRVVRATVDTARQEDVPGIVNLILRCCANVFLSAIDFLNKFTINFVAITGETYCTSARMTYELLKRNLLSAVFVETISTRLLAGIVFVLSAIYAIVVCAILKAVSHLKAEAYYVAALAWVLLIVVLSFFVHVLENVIDTVYVCYAMDRDSGDVCKREVHEVYVQLPISRNHRQSLAPTLVV, from the exons ATGGGTAGCGTAGAGGAACCCGAAAAACCCATATCTCTCTACgattcttcctcctctcccaccCGTCCTCTCCTCTCCAAACAcccctttccttcttcttctcctcctcctcctcctctactCGACGAAAAACCAATAGAACCGGAACCGGACCCGACACAGTTCCTTCAGATTTCCTACAACTACGGGCCCAGGCCCTTCAAGGACCTCCCTTTCCTCCTCCTCTttctcctcttcgtcctctccACCTTTGCCTTCGGCATCTTCTCCATCTTCCACAGCAACACCTACTACTACGACCTCTCCTCCTTCTCTTACGATTCCAACTCCACCTCTTGTATCGAAAGCTCACTCTCAGAGACACACCCCAATTGGTTTCGCTTGTATTCATTTTTATCTTCCAGTATATTGGAAAGTTTGATATGGAGCCTCGTGGTTACCTTCATTTTGAGCATACCCATTTGCTTGCTTTTGCTTCTGTTACTCAAACATTACACCAAACAAATCGTCTACGCGTCCCTTCCTTTCTTTATTGTCATCCCCATCTTCTTAAACGTCTACTGGTTCGTCGCCTGCACGGTTAGCTCCTCTTGCAGTGACGCGTTCCCTTTGGCCTATCGGATTCTGGTCCTTGTTTTCGTCTTCCTGGTCATAGGCGTGATTGTCTGGATCTTCGTGGTCCACTGGCACCGAATCGAGCTTACCGTGAGCATAATTGGGGTTGCCTCGGACGCGCTGTGGAATAACCTGGGCTTGGTTTGGGTCCTACCGTGTTTGACACTCGGGTTAGTGGTCTATTACGTGCCGATTGTGGTTTTCTTGGTGTTTGCGAGGCAGAATGGGAAGATTGTGCCGAGGGAAACCAGTGGAGAGTACACTTGTGTATGGAAGCAAGATGGTTGGGTGCCCGCGTACTATGCGCTGGCGATACTTGCGATGTTCTGGTCCGCGGCGGTCATGGTGGAAGTGCAGGTTTATGTGATTAGTGGGACTGTTTCGCAGTGGTATTTCTCCAAGGAGGATGAGACACCTAGGCGAAGTATAAGAAGTTCTTTGAG AAATGCATTTGGCCCCTCCTTGGGCACAATATGTTTATCTGGTCTACTTATTGGTGTTGTGCGAGTGGTGCGTGCTACTGTTGATACCGCAAGACAAGAAGACGTTCCAGGGATAGTGAACCTTATACTACGTTGCTGTGCCAATGTTTTCCTGTCAGCAATTGATTTTCTTAACAAGTTTACTATCAATTTCGTGGCAATAACTGGGGAAACTTACTGCACATCTGCGAGAATGACATATGAGCTTCTAAAACGGAATCTTCTGTCAGCTGTATTTGTTGAGACCATCTCCACCCGTCTATTGGCTGGAATTGTTTTTGTCCTCTCAGCAATATATGCAATTGTG GTCTGTGCTATACTAAAGGCTGTGAGCCATCTCAAGGCGGAAGCATACTATGTGGCTGCTCTGGCTTGGGTGCTACTAATTGTGGTGCTGAGCTTCTTTGTTCATGTGCTGGAGAATGTGATTGATACCGTGTATGTTTGTTATGCCATGGACAGGGACAGCGGAGATGTTTGTAAACGGGAGGTTCACGAAGTTTATGTTCAACTACCCATTAGTAGAAACCATAGACAATCACTTGCCCCAACTCTGGTTGTATAA